From bacterium, a single genomic window includes:
- a CDS encoding ATP-binding protein has product MTSNITYLGTVIRVDSSTVEVEISNEIPSAAPIINGRLYKIGQIGTFVKFPVGNICLYGIVVAVSNVPMTNPDEKLAFSPGSRFLSVQLVGEKVGDEDFQKGVGTYPTINDEVHLVTEADLLDIYAKRSTGSIELGTHSSSDNLQVSADVHKLVLRHCAILGSTGSGKSNATVCVMKAILRDYPGSRIILVDPHGEYASAFPSSRVFKINDAARPLYIPFWLMTFDELAYFLVGADAKDDQRPEYRKLRELIVERKRANAGTLKAGPVDPNRVSADSPIPFSVRELWYHIYWWLNATFNEATQEKQSQENACVQDNGNFRTLTPPSFAPYAVGAAAPYKSKHYQEFYGYEKRLISRLRDSAYDFLFHPGEYADPTTGRDLNDLLDDWIGTDERLTILDLAGVPFGVLDITVGLITRFVFDSMFWGRNETYTGRQRPLLIAFEEAHYYLNKSEGNNYAREAVERVFKEGRKFGIGSLMISQRPSEIADTILAQVGTFIALRLTNASDQGIVKSSAPDNLISLIDLLPALRTGEALVIGEAVTIPSRVRIPLQVPRPTSEDPKLVESWLKTFARDAEDYKTVVTSQRERKLRR; this is encoded by the coding sequence ATGACCAGTAACATCACCTACTTGGGCACGGTAATACGAGTCGACTCGAGCACCGTCGAAGTTGAGATCTCTAATGAGATTCCTTCCGCTGCACCTATCATCAACGGGCGGCTCTACAAAATCGGGCAGATTGGCACGTTTGTCAAGTTTCCGGTGGGTAACATCTGCCTTTATGGCATTGTCGTTGCCGTCAGCAACGTGCCAATGACAAATCCTGACGAGAAACTAGCATTTAGCCCTGGCTCACGGTTCTTGTCCGTTCAACTGGTTGGTGAAAAGGTCGGCGATGAGGACTTTCAAAAGGGCGTCGGAACATATCCGACGATAAACGATGAGGTTCATCTAGTTACAGAAGCCGATTTGTTGGACATCTACGCGAAGAGGAGTACAGGTTCCATAGAACTCGGGACTCACTCCTCATCTGACAACCTTCAGGTGAGTGCTGATGTCCACAAGTTGGTGCTAAGACATTGCGCAATTCTTGGATCAACGGGAAGCGGCAAATCCAATGCAACTGTTTGCGTTATGAAGGCTATTCTACGTGACTACCCTGGATCGAGAATCATATTGGTCGACCCACACGGCGAGTATGCTTCTGCATTTCCCAGCTCTAGGGTGTTCAAGATTAATGACGCAGCACGTCCACTCTATATCCCATTCTGGCTCATGACGTTTGACGAACTTGCGTACTTCTTGGTTGGCGCGGACGCGAAGGATGATCAGCGTCCTGAGTACAGAAAGCTTAGGGAACTGATTGTCGAAAGAAAACGGGCAAACGCTGGGACACTCAAGGCGGGACCCGTGGATCCCAACCGGGTCTCGGCCGACTCACCTATCCCGTTTAGCGTGAGAGAGTTGTGGTATCACATCTATTGGTGGCTGAACGCCACATTTAATGAAGCGACTCAGGAGAAGCAGTCGCAGGAGAACGCTTGCGTTCAAGATAATGGTAACTTTAGAACCCTTACTCCTCCCAGCTTCGCGCCGTATGCCGTTGGGGCCGCCGCTCCTTATAAATCTAAGCACTATCAGGAATTCTATGGGTATGAAAAGCGGCTCATAAGCCGACTCAGAGATTCAGCATATGACTTTCTTTTTCATCCCGGTGAGTACGCAGATCCGACTACCGGAAGAGACTTGAACGATTTGCTCGACGACTGGATCGGGACCGATGAGCGACTCACGATTCTCGATTTGGCTGGAGTTCCATTCGGAGTGCTGGACATCACAGTCGGCCTCATTACTCGTTTTGTCTTCGACAGTATGTTCTGGGGGCGTAATGAGACATACACCGGCAGGCAGCGCCCCTTATTAATAGCATTTGAGGAAGCTCACTATTATCTGAACAAGTCCGAAGGAAACAACTATGCGCGCGAAGCAGTGGAAAGGGTCTTCAAGGAGGGTCGCAAGTTCGGCATCGGTTCTCTTATGATTTCGCAACGTCCATCAGAAATCGCTGATACGATCTTGGCACAGGTTGGCACCTTCATTGCCCTCCGCTTGACAAACGCCAGCGATCAGGGCATTGTGAAATCGTCTGCGCCAGACAATCTAATCAGCTTAATCGACTTGCTCCCTGCTCTCCGAACTGGCGAGGCACTTGTGATTGGCGAGGCGGTCACAATCCCGTCGCGTGTGAGAATCCCACTGCAGGTGCCGAGACCGACGAGCGAAGACCCCAAGCTCGTGGAAAGCTGGCTCAAAACATTTGCTCGTGACGCAGAAGACTACAAGACGGTAGTGACTTCGCAACGAGAACGAAAGCTGAGGAGGTGA
- a CDS encoding KTSC domain-containing protein: protein MNKEYVDSSMISTIGYEPSSGTLEVEFRSSGQIWQYYDVPEATYNDLRAAGSLGKAFNSMIKGQFREARVG from the coding sequence ATGAATAAGGAATATGTAGATTCATCAATGATTTCGACAATCGGCTACGAGCCTTCATCCGGCACGCTCGAAGTTGAATTTCGATCAAGTGGACAGATTTGGCAGTACTACGATGTCCCCGAGGCAACGTACAACGATCTCCGTGCAGCTGGTTCACTCGGCAAGGCGTTCAACTCAATGATCAAAGGTCAATTCAGGGAGGCTCGAGTCGGATGA
- a CDS encoding VCBS repeat-containing protein, with product MKVKELFLLLFCVFQGFSSSARAQVTFTDHLIVSNFDLLYVSSLSAVDLDQDNDLDLLATGVFSNDVAWFENNGSGVFTTRLIYGTLNAATDAKAGDVDHDGDTDVVATSRTLDDVVWFENNGTNTFTYRLVNGTFDEALEVALGDLDGDLDLDIVGGAGNERVTWWENLGGGSFTEHLMPTNRTDATVAIADFDGDDDLDVAANGGSVTIWYENLGADSFSENFIASGNYDKLLTSDLDSDGDPDLIGQNEISTPMKWWENDGTGTFAEHPISSSSAGYDFDVADIDGLNGLDVVANGSNIEWLANDGSEGFSSFVIAPGEEVVAAGDFDGDGDIDIASAMNDITWWENLRPPLLGAIDDLAILTGATPDDVVLYWSPAANASTYQVHASPNYSFTPDSTTLVTTTTDTMFTHFGIVPAVDRNYYVVVALP from the coding sequence ATGAAAGTTAAGGAATTGTTTTTGTTATTGTTTTGTGTGTTTCAAGGATTTTCTTCGTCCGCACGAGCGCAAGTGACCTTTACGGATCACTTGATAGTTTCCAATTTCGACCTGCTATATGTATCGTCGCTGTCCGCAGTTGACCTGGACCAGGATAATGATCTTGACCTCTTGGCCACCGGCGTGTTTTCGAACGATGTGGCATGGTTCGAGAACAACGGCTCTGGTGTATTCACGACCCGGCTCATCTATGGGACTCTGAACGCTGCTACGGACGCAAAGGCGGGTGACGTTGACCATGACGGAGATACTGATGTGGTTGCCACCTCGAGGACTCTGGATGACGTCGTATGGTTTGAGAACAACGGGACGAACACTTTCACCTATCGCCTTGTAAATGGTACTTTCGACGAAGCACTCGAGGTGGCTCTTGGCGACCTGGACGGGGATCTCGATCTCGATATCGTCGGCGGCGCTGGAAACGAGCGGGTCACGTGGTGGGAGAACCTGGGCGGCGGGAGTTTCACCGAACACTTGATGCCGACGAACCGAACCGATGCGACAGTTGCAATTGCAGATTTCGATGGTGACGATGATCTCGATGTTGCGGCAAATGGTGGGAGTGTCACAATCTGGTATGAGAACCTCGGTGCAGACTCTTTTTCAGAGAATTTCATAGCAAGTGGTAACTACGACAAACTTCTCACTTCCGACTTGGATTCAGACGGTGATCCGGACCTGATTGGACAAAATGAAATCTCTACTCCTATGAAGTGGTGGGAAAACGACGGAACGGGCACGTTCGCCGAACATCCAATCTCCTCTTCGAGCGCGGGCTATGATTTTGATGTTGCGGATATTGATGGGCTGAACGGGCTAGACGTCGTAGCAAACGGCTCAAATATCGAATGGCTCGCGAACGACGGATCAGAAGGTTTCAGTTCATTTGTCATTGCGCCAGGTGAAGAAGTCGTCGCGGCTGGAGATTTCGATGGAGATGGCGATATAGATATCGCGAGCGCAATGAATGATATCACATGGTGGGAGAATCTTCGCCCGCCGCTCCTCGGGGCCATAGACGATCTGGCTATTCTCACTGGCGCCACCCCTGACGATGTCGTTCTGTATTGGTCGCCTGCCGCGAATGCTTCTACTTATCAAGTTCACGCATCTCCGAACTACAGCTTCACACCGGATTCCACAACCCTTGTTACCACAACCACTGATACCATGTTCACACACTTCGGGATAGTGCCGGCGGTTGACCGCAACTACTACGTTGTGGTCGCCCTGCCTTAG